A portion of the Diprion similis isolate iyDipSimi1 chromosome 4, iyDipSimi1.1, whole genome shotgun sequence genome contains these proteins:
- the LOC124405978 gene encoding cyclin-dependent kinase 12 isoform X2, translating to MPRIDPLQLLKCLSVLLGPTGGIKSNDEVQRLASLMTKFSKKLVSKCIYIQILKTTNTDLLGQFMGAGGWNLVHMWLTDGIVAKNWALIQELLELLLLCPVDVERLKTNNCPKLIKGLSKEGSHHVVRALASRLVEQWLKIVKGEAAPNSVPSDIMTLPIQTLIGQSQSLPVQQQTGRTNNISNHTNENGDLHGNKIQLTDYTENTSNVTQLKDKLQQLQRPQQCDLQTVTKNSQKQYFLVPSSQQQQQQQHHQQSLPVYKITIRDGKQVLAKVETDPANINNVLASNNENRVNGDIKEDFTTQDDIGTIEETIQGTLVDGQELVLDNSNHLSSEVKDSVASSKDINIGINSEDSKDNSSKDAKEGVSSDCNKSSDKENRDFHKRDDKKSSSSSDKRLSSHSSSSRSSSKHGSSSHRSSSSSHRSSGSHRSSSDGSKGSSSKDKSSSKEKDRHRSSSSKHSSSSSSSSKAGKTDREREKEKLKKDQAEKDKATLEKVQGQALSVKMGKIPKKRAEDELKQSSDSSSTVKSSLSPSRKLSTESKDSAKEQKEKTDGKKGLIPEKRNISMSIETRKSLLETSRPKTVKTFNSKFRSTGLEEEVKPPPPRSAKKPNTPLDKKLIPPKLSAIKRPSPPRENIPLPDKRARLSLDSPATPPPIEDKKGGIKLIPPKPKPMVLQESDMFMDALTASTKSKEPRKRKRRTSLSKDGAPDSKKQEVQGEGRDGTPPPSSPLGPDEKSPVVVKPNFKFYQDTLETEEDKEKKDKEEDIKEEVKKEKDESESIDDKNVKDSKESREQHNQEEEEEEERSTTPTPDDEIEDNKGSSSPSVTTPETSESDRKDKGDSSPTHEVRFVNGLKSVLLAQKRKGPKKTLKWKTDLESIRYFELDETERVNVTKTFTDAKQMEKQNEREAFQMARKLSTEDLMEEKTTWKPLIPIDLPPALVEHGKNSREKDVQYAREKGILQALYFNRSMIPDSPAEPDEERHPMTDPKIIPLDDLTGNKESEKDFTSMPWPEPKPQLFQAPVVPAYPFPPFPHNQQPMLGGMGPQGPMPPMAQIPQQMMGPGPMGPMGQMGPMGPDMAGPMPSGGGGWRTGDGKVVVPDVGMPNMQGGYPPGPDGPLGPPGMMGPPMFNQPDGFGMMGPPDDMGYGPGNMGNNFQGPPGYGPGLGPGPGPGPGPGPNFQGGPRGGPMRGGPGGMGRGGPGQGWYRGGGGPMSGRGGWRGGGGWRGNGKQPPICRQFTKNGYCRIGDKCQYLHPGVNCPPF from the exons ATG ccCCGTATTGATCCGCTACAGCTGCTGAAGTGTCTCAGTGTTCTTTTGGGTCCTACGGGAGGCATAAAGAGCAACGACGAAGTCCAGCGTTTAGCAAGCCTAATGACGAAGTTTTCGAAAAAGCTTGTTTCAAAATGTATCTACATTCAGATCCTGAAAACCACCAACACCGATCTCCTGGGCCA ATTCATGGGCGCAGGGGGGTGGAATCTAGTTCACATGTGGTTGACAGATGGAATCGTAGCAAAAAACTGGGCTCTGATTCAGGAATTGCTAGAGCTGCTTCTTCTCTGTCCTGTTGACGTTGAGCGTCTGAAAACTAATAATTgtccaaagttgataaaaGGTCTTTCCAAAGAAGGTAGCCATCATGTAGTCAGGGCGTTGGCAAGTCGGTTAGTCGAACAATGGTTGAAGATTGTAAAGGGTGAAGCGGCACCAAATTCTGTGCCCTCAGACATCATGACTTTGCCCATTCAAACTTTGATTGGCCAAAGCCAGTCGCTACCTGTCCAGCAACAGACTGGAAGGACGAATAACATCAGCAATCATACTAACGAGAATGGTGACCTCCACGGCAATAAAATCCAATTGACGgattatactgaaaatacaagcAATGTTACGCAGCTAAAAGATAAACTTCAGCAGCTCCAAAGGCCTCAGCAGTGCGATCTTCAAACTGTGACAAAAAATTCCCAGAAGCAGTATTTTTTAGTACCCTCTtcacagcagcagcaacagcagcaacaccACCAGCAATCACTGCCTGTTTATAAGATAACAATTCGTGATggtaaacaagttttagctaaGGTAGAAACGGACCCTGCGAATATTAACAATGTATTGGCTTCAAACAACGAAAATAGAGTTAACGGCGATATCAAGGAAGATTTTACAACGCAGGACGATATCGGAACGATTGAAGAAACAATTCAAGGAACACTGGTCGATGGTCAAGAACTGGTCCTTGATAACTCTAACCATTTATCTAGTGAAGTGAAAGATTCGGTAGCTAGTTCTAAAGACATTAATATTGGAATAAATAGCGAGGATAGTAAGGACAATAGTAGTAAAGATGCGAAGGAAGGTGTTAGTAGTGACTGTAACAAGTCTAGTGACAAAGAAAATCGGGATTTTCATAAAAGGGATGATAAAAAGTCCAGCAGTAGTTCGGATAAAAGATTAAGTAGTCATAGTTCATCATCTCGGAGTTCGTCAAAACATGGTTCAAGCTCGCATCGTTCAAGTTCAAGTTCCCACAGATCATCAGGCTCCCATAGATCAAGTTCGGACGGGTCAAAGGGCTCCAGTTCTAAGGATAAATCATCTTCTAAGGAAAAAGACAGGCATCGTTCTAGTTCCAGCAAGCACAGTTCTTCCTCATCCTCTTCTTCGAAAGCAGGTAAAACTGACCGGGAGCGGGAGAAGGAGAAGCTGAAGAAGGACCAGGCAGAAAAGGATAAGGCCACACTGGAAAAAGTCCAAGGTCAGGCGCTGAGCGTAAAAATGGGAAAGATACCAAAAAAAAGGGCAGAGGATGAACTTAAACAATCAAGTGATAGTTCGAGCACAGTGAAATCCTCTTTATCACCATCCAGAAAACTGTCAACAGAATCTAAAGATAGCGCAAAAGAGCAGAAAGAAAAGACTGATGGGAAAAAAGGCTTGATACcggagaaaagaaatatttcaatgtcTATCGAAACCAGAAAAAGTTTGCTGGAAACATCTCGTCCTAAGACGGTCAAAACGTTCAATTCTAAATTTAGGTCTACAGGATTAGAGGAAGAAGTCAAACCCCCACCTCCTAGGTCCGCCAAAAAACCAAACACACCTTTGGACAAGAAACTTATACCTCCCAAACTGTCTGCCATTAAGAGGCCTTCTCCACCAAGGGAAAATATTCCATTACCAGACAAACGAGCCAGGCTATCGCTAGACTCTCCGGCAACACCGCCGCCAATTGAAGACAAGAAAGGAGGCATCAAGCTCATTCCACCCAAACCCAAAC cTATGGTCCTTCAAGAGAGTGACATGTTCATGGACGCCCTGACTGCATCAACAAAGAGTAAAGAACCACGTAAGCGAAAGAGGAGGACGTCGCTCTCGAAGGATGGGGCGCCTGACTCTAAGAAACAAGAAGTGCAGGGAGAGGGACGGGATGGGACTCCGCCGCCGTCGTCGCCGTTGGGTCCTGACGAAAAATCTCCGGTGGTCGTTAAGCCCAACTTCAAG TTTTATCAAGACACGCTCGAAACGGAAGAAgacaaagagaagaaagataaGGAGGAGGATATTAAAGAGGAGgttaaaaaggaaaaggatGAAAGTGAATCCATCGATGACAAAAACGTTAAAGATTCTAAAGAGAGCAGAGAACAGCATAatcaggaggaggaggaggaggaggagagatCCACGA CACCTACACCGGACGACGAAATCGAGGACAACAAGGGATCAAGTTCGCCGTCGGTGACGACGCCGGAAACGTCGGAGTCCGACCGTAAAGATAAGGGGGATTCGAGTCCGACCCACGAGGTACGGTTCGTAAACGGCCTGAAGAGTGTTTTGCTCGCCCAGAAACGCAAGGGGCCAAAGAAAACTCTGAAGTGGAAGACTGACCTCGAATCTATAAGGTACTTCGAGCTCGACGAAACAGAGAGGGTCAATGTCACCAAGACTTTCACCGACGCCAAGCAAATGGAGAAGCAAAACGAAAGGGAAGCTTTCCAGATGGCAAGAAAGCTGA GTACAGAAGATCTAATGGAGGAAAAGACAACTTGGAAGCCGTTGATCCCGATTGATTTACCGCCGGCGCTGGTCGAGCATGGGAAAAATAGCCGAGAGAAGGACGTGCAGTATGCTAGGGAGAAAGGAATTCTTCAGGCATTGTACTTCAATCGCAGCAT GATTCCGGACTCTCCAGCTGAACCTGATGAGGAACGTCACCCCATGACTGATCCAAAGATTATACCATTGGATGACTTGACGGGTAACAAGGAGAGTGAAAAGGACTTTACGTCAATGCCTTGGCCAGAGCCGAAACCTCAATTATTCCAGGCACCTGTTGTGCCAGCCTACCCATTCCCTCCTTTCCCTCATAATCAGCAGCCAATGCTAGGTGGCATGGGACCCCAGGGCCCGATGCCTCCCATGGCACAAATTCCCCAACAAATGATGGGGCCAGGGCCAATGGGTCCAATGGGCCAAATGGGCCCAATGGGCCCTGATATGGCAGGGCCAATGCCCAGTGGGGGTGGAGGCTGGCGAACTGGAGACGGAAAAGTTGTTGTCCCTGATGTAGGAATGCCAAATATGCAAGGTGGCTATCCTCCAGGCCCTGATGGTCCTCTAGGTCCTCCCGGAATGATGGGACCACCAATGTTCAACCAGCCAGACGGATTCGGTATGATGGGACCACCCGACGACATGGGATACGGCCCTGGAAATATgggaaacaattttcaaggtCCTCCTGGCTACGGCCCAGGGCTTGGACCTGGTCCTGGACCCGGACCAGGACCGGGGCCAAATTTCCAAGGTGGGCCGAGAGGAGGACCGATGCGAGGAGGTCCGGGAGGAATGGGTCGGGGGGGACCTGGACAGGGATGGTACAGAGGAGGCGGGGGTCCAATGTCGGGTAGAGGTGGCTGgaggggtggtggtggttggcGGGGAAATGGAAAGCAGCCGCCAATTTGCAGACAATTTACTAAGAATGGTTATTGCAGAATAGGTGACAAGTGTCAATACCTGCATCCTGGTGTGAACTGTCCGCCGTTTTGA
- the LOC124405978 gene encoding cyclin-dependent kinase 12 isoform X1, translating into MKPRIDPLQLLKCLSVLLGPTGGIKSNDEVQRLASLMTKFSKKLVSKCIYIQILKTTNTDLLGQFMGAGGWNLVHMWLTDGIVAKNWALIQELLELLLLCPVDVERLKTNNCPKLIKGLSKEGSHHVVRALASRLVEQWLKIVKGEAAPNSVPSDIMTLPIQTLIGQSQSLPVQQQTGRTNNISNHTNENGDLHGNKIQLTDYTENTSNVTQLKDKLQQLQRPQQCDLQTVTKNSQKQYFLVPSSQQQQQQQHHQQSLPVYKITIRDGKQVLAKVETDPANINNVLASNNENRVNGDIKEDFTTQDDIGTIEETIQGTLVDGQELVLDNSNHLSSEVKDSVASSKDINIGINSEDSKDNSSKDAKEGVSSDCNKSSDKENRDFHKRDDKKSSSSSDKRLSSHSSSSRSSSKHGSSSHRSSSSSHRSSGSHRSSSDGSKGSSSKDKSSSKEKDRHRSSSSKHSSSSSSSSKAGKTDREREKEKLKKDQAEKDKATLEKVQGQALSVKMGKIPKKRAEDELKQSSDSSSTVKSSLSPSRKLSTESKDSAKEQKEKTDGKKGLIPEKRNISMSIETRKSLLETSRPKTVKTFNSKFRSTGLEEEVKPPPPRSAKKPNTPLDKKLIPPKLSAIKRPSPPRENIPLPDKRARLSLDSPATPPPIEDKKGGIKLIPPKPKPMVLQESDMFMDALTASTKSKEPRKRKRRTSLSKDGAPDSKKQEVQGEGRDGTPPPSSPLGPDEKSPVVVKPNFKFYQDTLETEEDKEKKDKEEDIKEEVKKEKDESESIDDKNVKDSKESREQHNQEEEEEEERSTTPTPDDEIEDNKGSSSPSVTTPETSESDRKDKGDSSPTHEVRFVNGLKSVLLAQKRKGPKKTLKWKTDLESIRYFELDETERVNVTKTFTDAKQMEKQNEREAFQMARKLSTEDLMEEKTTWKPLIPIDLPPALVEHGKNSREKDVQYAREKGILQALYFNRSMIPDSPAEPDEERHPMTDPKIIPLDDLTGNKESEKDFTSMPWPEPKPQLFQAPVVPAYPFPPFPHNQQPMLGGMGPQGPMPPMAQIPQQMMGPGPMGPMGQMGPMGPDMAGPMPSGGGGWRTGDGKVVVPDVGMPNMQGGYPPGPDGPLGPPGMMGPPMFNQPDGFGMMGPPDDMGYGPGNMGNNFQGPPGYGPGLGPGPGPGPGPGPNFQGGPRGGPMRGGPGGMGRGGPGQGWYRGGGGPMSGRGGWRGGGGWRGNGKQPPICRQFTKNGYCRIGDKCQYLHPGVNCPPF; encoded by the exons ATGAAG ccCCGTATTGATCCGCTACAGCTGCTGAAGTGTCTCAGTGTTCTTTTGGGTCCTACGGGAGGCATAAAGAGCAACGACGAAGTCCAGCGTTTAGCAAGCCTAATGACGAAGTTTTCGAAAAAGCTTGTTTCAAAATGTATCTACATTCAGATCCTGAAAACCACCAACACCGATCTCCTGGGCCA ATTCATGGGCGCAGGGGGGTGGAATCTAGTTCACATGTGGTTGACAGATGGAATCGTAGCAAAAAACTGGGCTCTGATTCAGGAATTGCTAGAGCTGCTTCTTCTCTGTCCTGTTGACGTTGAGCGTCTGAAAACTAATAATTgtccaaagttgataaaaGGTCTTTCCAAAGAAGGTAGCCATCATGTAGTCAGGGCGTTGGCAAGTCGGTTAGTCGAACAATGGTTGAAGATTGTAAAGGGTGAAGCGGCACCAAATTCTGTGCCCTCAGACATCATGACTTTGCCCATTCAAACTTTGATTGGCCAAAGCCAGTCGCTACCTGTCCAGCAACAGACTGGAAGGACGAATAACATCAGCAATCATACTAACGAGAATGGTGACCTCCACGGCAATAAAATCCAATTGACGgattatactgaaaatacaagcAATGTTACGCAGCTAAAAGATAAACTTCAGCAGCTCCAAAGGCCTCAGCAGTGCGATCTTCAAACTGTGACAAAAAATTCCCAGAAGCAGTATTTTTTAGTACCCTCTtcacagcagcagcaacagcagcaacaccACCAGCAATCACTGCCTGTTTATAAGATAACAATTCGTGATggtaaacaagttttagctaaGGTAGAAACGGACCCTGCGAATATTAACAATGTATTGGCTTCAAACAACGAAAATAGAGTTAACGGCGATATCAAGGAAGATTTTACAACGCAGGACGATATCGGAACGATTGAAGAAACAATTCAAGGAACACTGGTCGATGGTCAAGAACTGGTCCTTGATAACTCTAACCATTTATCTAGTGAAGTGAAAGATTCGGTAGCTAGTTCTAAAGACATTAATATTGGAATAAATAGCGAGGATAGTAAGGACAATAGTAGTAAAGATGCGAAGGAAGGTGTTAGTAGTGACTGTAACAAGTCTAGTGACAAAGAAAATCGGGATTTTCATAAAAGGGATGATAAAAAGTCCAGCAGTAGTTCGGATAAAAGATTAAGTAGTCATAGTTCATCATCTCGGAGTTCGTCAAAACATGGTTCAAGCTCGCATCGTTCAAGTTCAAGTTCCCACAGATCATCAGGCTCCCATAGATCAAGTTCGGACGGGTCAAAGGGCTCCAGTTCTAAGGATAAATCATCTTCTAAGGAAAAAGACAGGCATCGTTCTAGTTCCAGCAAGCACAGTTCTTCCTCATCCTCTTCTTCGAAAGCAGGTAAAACTGACCGGGAGCGGGAGAAGGAGAAGCTGAAGAAGGACCAGGCAGAAAAGGATAAGGCCACACTGGAAAAAGTCCAAGGTCAGGCGCTGAGCGTAAAAATGGGAAAGATACCAAAAAAAAGGGCAGAGGATGAACTTAAACAATCAAGTGATAGTTCGAGCACAGTGAAATCCTCTTTATCACCATCCAGAAAACTGTCAACAGAATCTAAAGATAGCGCAAAAGAGCAGAAAGAAAAGACTGATGGGAAAAAAGGCTTGATACcggagaaaagaaatatttcaatgtcTATCGAAACCAGAAAAAGTTTGCTGGAAACATCTCGTCCTAAGACGGTCAAAACGTTCAATTCTAAATTTAGGTCTACAGGATTAGAGGAAGAAGTCAAACCCCCACCTCCTAGGTCCGCCAAAAAACCAAACACACCTTTGGACAAGAAACTTATACCTCCCAAACTGTCTGCCATTAAGAGGCCTTCTCCACCAAGGGAAAATATTCCATTACCAGACAAACGAGCCAGGCTATCGCTAGACTCTCCGGCAACACCGCCGCCAATTGAAGACAAGAAAGGAGGCATCAAGCTCATTCCACCCAAACCCAAAC cTATGGTCCTTCAAGAGAGTGACATGTTCATGGACGCCCTGACTGCATCAACAAAGAGTAAAGAACCACGTAAGCGAAAGAGGAGGACGTCGCTCTCGAAGGATGGGGCGCCTGACTCTAAGAAACAAGAAGTGCAGGGAGAGGGACGGGATGGGACTCCGCCGCCGTCGTCGCCGTTGGGTCCTGACGAAAAATCTCCGGTGGTCGTTAAGCCCAACTTCAAG TTTTATCAAGACACGCTCGAAACGGAAGAAgacaaagagaagaaagataaGGAGGAGGATATTAAAGAGGAGgttaaaaaggaaaaggatGAAAGTGAATCCATCGATGACAAAAACGTTAAAGATTCTAAAGAGAGCAGAGAACAGCATAatcaggaggaggaggaggaggaggagagatCCACGA CACCTACACCGGACGACGAAATCGAGGACAACAAGGGATCAAGTTCGCCGTCGGTGACGACGCCGGAAACGTCGGAGTCCGACCGTAAAGATAAGGGGGATTCGAGTCCGACCCACGAGGTACGGTTCGTAAACGGCCTGAAGAGTGTTTTGCTCGCCCAGAAACGCAAGGGGCCAAAGAAAACTCTGAAGTGGAAGACTGACCTCGAATCTATAAGGTACTTCGAGCTCGACGAAACAGAGAGGGTCAATGTCACCAAGACTTTCACCGACGCCAAGCAAATGGAGAAGCAAAACGAAAGGGAAGCTTTCCAGATGGCAAGAAAGCTGA GTACAGAAGATCTAATGGAGGAAAAGACAACTTGGAAGCCGTTGATCCCGATTGATTTACCGCCGGCGCTGGTCGAGCATGGGAAAAATAGCCGAGAGAAGGACGTGCAGTATGCTAGGGAGAAAGGAATTCTTCAGGCATTGTACTTCAATCGCAGCAT GATTCCGGACTCTCCAGCTGAACCTGATGAGGAACGTCACCCCATGACTGATCCAAAGATTATACCATTGGATGACTTGACGGGTAACAAGGAGAGTGAAAAGGACTTTACGTCAATGCCTTGGCCAGAGCCGAAACCTCAATTATTCCAGGCACCTGTTGTGCCAGCCTACCCATTCCCTCCTTTCCCTCATAATCAGCAGCCAATGCTAGGTGGCATGGGACCCCAGGGCCCGATGCCTCCCATGGCACAAATTCCCCAACAAATGATGGGGCCAGGGCCAATGGGTCCAATGGGCCAAATGGGCCCAATGGGCCCTGATATGGCAGGGCCAATGCCCAGTGGGGGTGGAGGCTGGCGAACTGGAGACGGAAAAGTTGTTGTCCCTGATGTAGGAATGCCAAATATGCAAGGTGGCTATCCTCCAGGCCCTGATGGTCCTCTAGGTCCTCCCGGAATGATGGGACCACCAATGTTCAACCAGCCAGACGGATTCGGTATGATGGGACCACCCGACGACATGGGATACGGCCCTGGAAATATgggaaacaattttcaaggtCCTCCTGGCTACGGCCCAGGGCTTGGACCTGGTCCTGGACCCGGACCAGGACCGGGGCCAAATTTCCAAGGTGGGCCGAGAGGAGGACCGATGCGAGGAGGTCCGGGAGGAATGGGTCGGGGGGGACCTGGACAGGGATGGTACAGAGGAGGCGGGGGTCCAATGTCGGGTAGAGGTGGCTGgaggggtggtggtggttggcGGGGAAATGGAAAGCAGCCGCCAATTTGCAGACAATTTACTAAGAATGGTTATTGCAGAATAGGTGACAAGTGTCAATACCTGCATCCTGGTGTGAACTGTCCGCCGTTTTGA
- the LOC124405606 gene encoding synaptotagmin-10-like isoform X2 codes for MDTRSVSGVATLVALGAVGAGVGTLLAILVYAVCARRRVLLGAVGGPLNWFEKDLLDRAETARSKEVLVGLGTGTSGSEDKVWPHNAVHDNLALESSGAVSLSESESALISPVSPGGPGIAPPLPGGPLVATEKLVILAKPRTIPSMHTRLDHTKIDTALYQVNSGATSPSESEDSRGEIQLSLFYDAPAGILTVRLIEAHDLQAREISGTADPYAKIRLLPDRSNVWQTRIHKRTLNPVFDEDFVFEVRPAVAIRRTLEVLLYDFDAFSRHHSIGCVQLPLSSVDLGSRATITKPILPCTERDVRAELGELMVSISFLPSAERLTVIVIKARNLRVVDDTRTSSDPYVKVSIISEDGKRLKKRKSGVQRNTTNPVWNVALTFDLGRDLLSRSSIEFLVLHDSLLGASETLARCTVSAKSQRDLFHEVLAGRGATAQWLPLAETRQT; via the exons ATGGATACGCGAAGCGTTAGCGGAGTAGCGACGCTGGTAGCCTTGGGGGCAGTCGGGGCCGGCGTCGGGACGCTCCTCGCCATCCTTGTGTACGCGGTTTGCGCCCGGCGCCGCGTCCTTCTCGGCGCCGTCGGAGGGCCACTTAACTG GTTTGAGAAGGACTTGCTGGACCGGGCTGAAACTGCGAGATCAAAGGAAGTTCTAGTCGGTTTGGGAACCGGCACCAGCGGCAGCGAGGACAAGGTCTGGCCACACAATGCCGTCCACGATAATCTGGCTCTCGAGTCATCTGGTG CGGTGTCTTTGTCGGAATCCGAGAGCGCTCTGATATCTCCCGTGAGTCCCGGAGGACCAGGAATCGCTCCCCCGTTGCCCGGAGGGCCCCTCGTCGCCACGGAAAAATTGGTGATTCTCGCAAAACCGAGGACCATACCGAGCATGCACACCAGACTGGATCACACGAAAATCGACACGGCTCTTTACCAG GTGAACTCTGGCGCCACAAGCCCGTCTGAGAGCGAGGATTCAAGAGGAGAGATTCAACTGAGCCTTTTCTACGACGCACCAGCTGGTATCCTGACCGTTCGACTTATAGAG GCACACGATTTGCAAGCCCGAGAGATAAGTGGAACGGCGGATCCGTACGCTAAGATAAGGCTTTTGCCCGATCGTAGTAACGTCTGGCAGACTAGAATTCACAAGCGAACATTGAACCCAG TGTTCGACGAGGACTTCGTGTTCGAGGTGAGACCAGCGGTCGCTATCAGAAGAACCTTGGAAGTACTTCTTTACGATTTTGACGCGTTTTCGCGTCACCACAGTATCGGTTGCGTCCAGCTGCCACTATCGAGTGTCGACCTCGGCTCCAGGGCTACGATAACTAAGCCAATTTTGCCCTGCACCGAGAGAGACGTTCGCGCTGAACTCGGGGAACTTATGGTTTCCATATCGTTTCTACCCTCGGCCGAAAGACTGACCGTCATCGTAATCAAAGCTCGGAACCTGAGGGTCGTAGACGACACGAGGACGAGCTCCGATCCCTATGTaaag GTAAGCATCATTTCGGAGGACGGTAAgagattgaagaaaagaaaatccgGAGTTCAGCGGAACACAACGAATCCCGTATGGAACGTCGCCTTGACCTTCGACCTCGGTAGGGATTTACTCTCCCGTAGCAGCATAGAGTTCCTGGTTCTACATGACAGCCTCCTCGGGGCTAGCGAAACTCTGGCGAGATGCACTGTTTCTGCAAAAAGTCAACGAGATCTATTTCACGAGGTGCTCGCGGGTCGAGGCGCAACTGCGCAGTGGTTGCCCTTAGCGGAAACCAGGCAGACCTGA
- the LOC124405606 gene encoding synaptotagmin-6-like isoform X1 yields the protein MDTRSVSGVATLVALGAVGAGVGTLLAILVYAVCARRRVLLGAVGGPLNWFEKDLLDRAETARSKEVLVGLGTGTSGSEDKVWPHNAVHDNLALESSGAVSLSESESALISPVSPGGPGIAPPLPGGPLVATEKLVILAKPRTIPSMHTRLDHTKIDTALYQQVNSGATSPSESEDSRGEIQLSLFYDAPAGILTVRLIEAHDLQAREISGTADPYAKIRLLPDRSNVWQTRIHKRTLNPVFDEDFVFEVRPAVAIRRTLEVLLYDFDAFSRHHSIGCVQLPLSSVDLGSRATITKPILPCTERDVRAELGELMVSISFLPSAERLTVIVIKARNLRVVDDTRTSSDPYVKVSIISEDGKRLKKRKSGVQRNTTNPVWNVALTFDLGRDLLSRSSIEFLVLHDSLLGASETLARCTVSAKSQRDLFHEVLAGRGATAQWLPLAETRQT from the exons ATGGATACGCGAAGCGTTAGCGGAGTAGCGACGCTGGTAGCCTTGGGGGCAGTCGGGGCCGGCGTCGGGACGCTCCTCGCCATCCTTGTGTACGCGGTTTGCGCCCGGCGCCGCGTCCTTCTCGGCGCCGTCGGAGGGCCACTTAACTG GTTTGAGAAGGACTTGCTGGACCGGGCTGAAACTGCGAGATCAAAGGAAGTTCTAGTCGGTTTGGGAACCGGCACCAGCGGCAGCGAGGACAAGGTCTGGCCACACAATGCCGTCCACGATAATCTGGCTCTCGAGTCATCTGGTG CGGTGTCTTTGTCGGAATCCGAGAGCGCTCTGATATCTCCCGTGAGTCCCGGAGGACCAGGAATCGCTCCCCCGTTGCCCGGAGGGCCCCTCGTCGCCACGGAAAAATTGGTGATTCTCGCAAAACCGAGGACCATACCGAGCATGCACACCAGACTGGATCACACGAAAATCGACACGGCTCTTTACCAG CAGGTGAACTCTGGCGCCACAAGCCCGTCTGAGAGCGAGGATTCAAGAGGAGAGATTCAACTGAGCCTTTTCTACGACGCACCAGCTGGTATCCTGACCGTTCGACTTATAGAG GCACACGATTTGCAAGCCCGAGAGATAAGTGGAACGGCGGATCCGTACGCTAAGATAAGGCTTTTGCCCGATCGTAGTAACGTCTGGCAGACTAGAATTCACAAGCGAACATTGAACCCAG TGTTCGACGAGGACTTCGTGTTCGAGGTGAGACCAGCGGTCGCTATCAGAAGAACCTTGGAAGTACTTCTTTACGATTTTGACGCGTTTTCGCGTCACCACAGTATCGGTTGCGTCCAGCTGCCACTATCGAGTGTCGACCTCGGCTCCAGGGCTACGATAACTAAGCCAATTTTGCCCTGCACCGAGAGAGACGTTCGCGCTGAACTCGGGGAACTTATGGTTTCCATATCGTTTCTACCCTCGGCCGAAAGACTGACCGTCATCGTAATCAAAGCTCGGAACCTGAGGGTCGTAGACGACACGAGGACGAGCTCCGATCCCTATGTaaag GTAAGCATCATTTCGGAGGACGGTAAgagattgaagaaaagaaaatccgGAGTTCAGCGGAACACAACGAATCCCGTATGGAACGTCGCCTTGACCTTCGACCTCGGTAGGGATTTACTCTCCCGTAGCAGCATAGAGTTCCTGGTTCTACATGACAGCCTCCTCGGGGCTAGCGAAACTCTGGCGAGATGCACTGTTTCTGCAAAAAGTCAACGAGATCTATTTCACGAGGTGCTCGCGGGTCGAGGCGCAACTGCGCAGTGGTTGCCCTTAGCGGAAACCAGGCAGACCTGA